In a genomic window of Halobiforma lacisalsi AJ5:
- a CDS encoding DUF555 domain-containing protein, giving the protein MNCRVVVEAAVPVFDVETEDEAIRIAISKTGEMLNPDLNYVEINMGERTSPSGEELPPAFIAADEALVALELEMTVFNVEREEHASRIARKEIGQRLENIPLEVMEVEVLEEEEIEDETETEAEPESETEDEESESGGSDEADADAGKADEEDDEVLPEFEDLVE; this is encoded by the coding sequence ATGAACTGCAGGGTTGTCGTCGAAGCTGCCGTGCCGGTATTCGACGTTGAGACGGAAGACGAGGCGATTCGCATCGCCATCTCGAAGACGGGAGAGATGTTGAACCCTGATCTGAACTACGTCGAGATCAACATGGGCGAACGGACCTCCCCATCCGGGGAGGAACTGCCGCCCGCGTTCATCGCGGCCGACGAGGCACTGGTCGCACTCGAGCTCGAGATGACCGTCTTCAACGTCGAGCGCGAGGAACACGCCTCGCGTATCGCACGCAAGGAGATCGGCCAACGGCTCGAGAACATTCCACTCGAGGTCATGGAAGTCGAGGTACTGGAAGAGGAAGAAATCGAAGACGAAACGGAAACCGAAGCGGAACCGGAGTCCGAAACCGAGGACGAGGAGTCGGAATCCGGTGGGTCCGACGAGGCCGATGCCGACGCCGGTAAAGCGGACGAGGAAGACGACGAAGTCCTCCCGGAGTTCGAAGACCTGGTCGAATAA